One window of Paenibacillus sp. FSL K6-3182 genomic DNA carries:
- a CDS encoding Rrf2 family transcriptional regulator, translated as MSTANRGVNIGPPRFKIAVHSIVWLAQSGSILSSTMIANQVNSHATFMRRVMQALAAAGIVESKGGREGGYILRKTANEITLGDIYAAVNTCTAEPVGDGNCGETGHKLDGELEKILFEAEQKTIDYLRQYTINDVMERVDFFVV; from the coding sequence ATGAGTACTGCAAATCGTGGAGTTAATATCGGACCTCCTAGATTTAAAATAGCGGTTCATTCCATTGTCTGGTTAGCGCAGAGCGGCAGCATCTTATCAAGTACGATGATTGCAAATCAGGTGAATTCGCATGCAACTTTTATGAGAAGAGTTATGCAAGCATTAGCGGCAGCCGGCATTGTGGAGTCAAAGGGCGGTAGAGAAGGCGGATATATTTTAAGAAAAACAGCGAATGAAATTACATTAGGCGACATTTACGCGGCAGTAAATACATGTACAGCTGAACCAGTAGGTGATGGCAATTGTGGAGAAACAGGCCATAAACTGGACGGAGAGCTGGAAAAAATTCTGTTTGAAGCGGAGCAAAAAACGATTGATTACCTTCGACAATATACTATTAATGATGTGATGGAGCGTGTAGATTTTTTTGTCGTTTAA
- a CDS encoding acyl-CoA thioesterase, with amino-acid sequence MNVLEKLAVPLSSRPASASLTIKESIVLPPDTNHHGTIFGGKLMAYIDDVATIAATKHARRPVVTASTDSVDFLHPVRKGDAVSLSAFVTWSHKTSMEVFVRVVTEDLLTGGRKVCATSFLTFVALGDDDKPTVVPGVLAESDEERLLFSTAPDRKEARRIRRQESKHFANYMGTDYAFKEVQSKSVPQHSINKGYESAWGSDW; translated from the coding sequence ATGAACGTATTAGAAAAATTAGCTGTCCCTTTATCATCAAGACCAGCATCAGCATCACTAACCATTAAGGAATCGATTGTTCTTCCGCCAGATACCAATCATCACGGAACGATTTTTGGTGGAAAGCTTATGGCATATATAGATGATGTGGCTACGATAGCCGCAACGAAGCATGCTCGTCGTCCCGTCGTTACGGCTTCTACGGACTCCGTCGATTTTCTTCATCCAGTAAGAAAAGGCGATGCAGTAAGCTTATCGGCTTTCGTTACTTGGTCACATAAAACGTCTATGGAGGTGTTTGTCCGAGTAGTGACGGAGGATTTGCTTACAGGCGGTCGCAAGGTGTGCGCTACCTCATTCCTGACGTTTGTTGCATTAGGCGATGACGATAAACCAACAGTAGTCCCTGGCGTATTAGCCGAATCAGATGAAGAGCGGCTATTGTTCTCTACTGCACCAGATAGGAAAGAGGCAAGACGTATACGAAGACAAGAGAGTAAGCATTTTGCCAACTACATGGGAACAGATTATGCTTTTAAAGAAGTGCAGTCCAAATCAGTCCCACAGCATTCCATTAATAAAGGTTACGAATCGGCTTGGGGTTCGGACTGGTAA
- a CDS encoding DoxX family protein: MEILALVLQGLLGLMFLMAGFGKVSGSKMHVDGFKQWGLPQWFRVVTGVVELIAAIALIIGYWEHSWASAGALLLGVTAIGGTLTHVRVKDSFKQTFPIILVGVLSFVLFFIRLSDLSDFPGFN; this comes from the coding sequence ATGGAAATATTAGCGTTGGTATTGCAGGGACTATTAGGTTTGATGTTTTTGATGGCGGGATTCGGTAAAGTATCGGGTTCGAAGATGCATGTTGACGGCTTTAAACAATGGGGCTTGCCGCAATGGTTCCGAGTTGTAACGGGTGTTGTTGAATTAATCGCTGCCATTGCTTTAATTATTGGATACTGGGAGCACAGCTGGGCATCAGCTGGCGCGTTATTGCTTGGCGTTACAGCTATCGGAGGCACATTAACTCATGTACGTGTAAAAGATTCTTTCAAACAAACTTTCCCGATCATCCTCGTAGGTGTTTTATCATTTGTACTATTTTTTATCCGACTATCCGATTTATCTGATTTTCCTGGGTTTAACTAA
- a CDS encoding DUF1697 domain-containing protein, whose translation MSIYFALLRGINVGGNNMIKMAELKRMFEELGFARVQTYINSGNVIFESNENANKLEETIEKQISEVFGFNIAVILRTTDELESIIDKSPFNAAELTEGQSIHLTLLKEAPTQEQINNLPDVDLGNDEYYISGKEIYVLYRNSILDSKLPKKFQNLLPATARNWKTIMKLDAMAKALK comes from the coding sequence ATGAGCATTTATTTTGCGCTTTTACGAGGAATTAATGTTGGCGGCAATAATATGATAAAAATGGCTGAGCTTAAACGAATGTTTGAGGAGCTTGGCTTTGCACGTGTGCAGACGTATATTAACAGCGGGAATGTCATTTTCGAATCAAACGAGAATGCAAACAAACTAGAAGAGACAATTGAGAAGCAGATTAGTGAAGTGTTTGGATTTAATATCGCTGTAATACTGAGGACGACGGATGAACTTGAAAGCATTATTGATAAATCACCATTCAATGCGGCTGAGTTGACCGAAGGTCAGAGTATACATCTCACTTTATTAAAAGAGGCGCCTACACAAGAACAAATTAATAATTTGCCTGATGTAGACCTAGGCAATGATGAATATTACATAAGCGGCAAAGAAATTTATGTGCTTTATCGAAACAGTATTCTTGATTCCAAGCTGCCCAAAAAATTTCAAAATTTACTGCCAGCTACAGCTCGAAACTGGAAAACAATTATGAAGCTTGATGCAATGGCAAAAGCTTTAAAATAA
- a CDS encoding DUF6199 family natural product biosynthesis protein, with the protein MYNKRNTDQLFSTFLIASFNREYTNKGLILVVLFAILFVIIAFLNIFFPKFGWYMRYGWMVKGNSEPSDAYILMSRISSIIILIVFLFVILPNLF; encoded by the coding sequence ATGTACAATAAAAGAAATACCGATCAACTATTTTCAACTTTCTTAATTGCTTCATTTAATCGCGAATACACAAATAAGGGGCTGATCCTTGTGGTATTGTTTGCAATCCTCTTTGTCATCATTGCATTCCTTAATATTTTCTTTCCTAAGTTCGGTTGGTACATGAGATACGGCTGGATGGTTAAAGGAAATTCTGAACCTAGCGATGCTTACATACTAATGAGCCGGATAAGCAGTATCATCATTCTTATTGTTTTTCTATTTGTCATCCTGCCTAATCTTTTCTAA
- a CDS encoding VOC family protein produces the protein MAVDVYMNFNGNCREAVEYYAQVFGAEITNFTTFSDIPPNPEYPLPEEAKNLVMHARLNILGSNVMFSDVFPGMPFIEGNNISLSIVSKDKDEVTLLFHKLKENGTVLMELQETFWSKCYGQVKDKLGILWQLNVEDEAANG, from the coding sequence ATGGCAGTTGATGTTTATATGAATTTCAATGGGAATTGTCGTGAAGCGGTCGAATATTATGCGCAAGTGTTTGGGGCTGAAATTACAAATTTCACTACTTTCAGCGATATTCCACCAAACCCAGAATATCCCCTTCCTGAGGAAGCAAAAAACTTAGTCATGCACGCTCGCTTAAACATTTTAGGCAGCAATGTTATGTTTTCTGATGTATTCCCTGGAATGCCCTTTATTGAAGGAAACAATATAAGCCTTTCGATCGTCAGTAAAGATAAAGATGAAGTAACATTACTATTTCATAAGCTGAAGGAAAACGGTACGGTCCTAATGGAACTCCAAGAAACGTTCTGGAGCAAATGCTACGGCCAAGTAAAGGACAAGCTTGGCATCTTGTGGCAACTGAACGTTGAAGATGAGGCAGCTAACGGCTAA